The following proteins are co-located in the Paludibaculum fermentans genome:
- a CDS encoding LytR/AlgR family response regulator transcription factor produces the protein MAGPVSFKPPAGRSGTAIPTVLADDEALALDELAFLLREFPEIEIVGTARNGIEAVQCIEECEPDLVFLDVQMPGLDGLGVIHKLKVDKAPMPAFVLCTAYEQYALEAFRLEAMDYLLKPVDRDRLAQTVERVKRSLLEPELAITSATVNTGTAASGPVARAKLLVKANGRNLIVDASDLIYATIEDGLITVVTTAVEGQTNYKTIEELQSSLDPATFWRAHRGYVVNINHIREVIPWFKSSYQLRMDDKKGTEIPVSRVQTKRLRELFKL, from the coding sequence ATGGCCGGCCCCGTCTCATTCAAACCGCCCGCCGGACGATCCGGAACGGCGATACCCACCGTCCTGGCGGACGACGAAGCCCTGGCGCTGGACGAACTCGCGTTCCTGCTGCGTGAGTTTCCCGAGATCGAGATTGTCGGCACGGCCCGCAACGGCATCGAGGCCGTGCAGTGCATCGAGGAATGTGAGCCGGATCTGGTGTTCCTCGACGTGCAGATGCCAGGCCTGGACGGCCTGGGCGTCATCCACAAGCTGAAGGTGGATAAGGCACCCATGCCGGCGTTTGTCCTTTGTACAGCTTACGAGCAGTATGCCCTGGAGGCCTTCCGCCTGGAGGCCATGGATTACCTGCTGAAACCCGTCGACCGCGACCGTCTGGCGCAGACCGTCGAACGCGTGAAGCGGAGCCTGCTGGAACCGGAACTGGCGATCACATCCGCCACTGTGAACACCGGAACAGCGGCATCGGGGCCGGTTGCCCGGGCCAAACTACTGGTCAAGGCCAACGGCCGGAACCTGATTGTGGACGCATCGGACCTGATTTACGCCACGATCGAGGACGGTCTCATCACCGTGGTGACCACGGCAGTGGAAGGCCAAACGAACTACAAGACAATTGAAGAATTGCAGTCGAGCCTGGATCCGGCTACGTTCTGGCGCGCCCACCGCGGCTATGTGGTGAACATCAACCACATCCGGGAAGTGATTCCGTGGTTCAAGTCGAGCTATCAATTGCGGATGGACGACAAGAAGGGGACGGAGATTCCGGTCAGCCGGGTCCAGACAAAGCGCCTGCGCGAGCTCTTCAAGCTGTAA
- the dgoD gene encoding galactonate dehydratase yields MSSEQNTAFSRRGALGAIFGTALSAEVLKAAPIQAKDPLKITKLETFLVKPRWLFLKIHTNAGITGLGEPITEGRALTCQEAVKEIEPYLIGKDPRAVVQHWQAIYRHAFYRGGPILTSALSGIDQALWDIKGKALGVPVYELLGGPTRNRVRVYAHASISNPARVKEALAQGFTAFKSGPPRRRNFPRYIETPSEVHYAAERFAEFRKLVGEDVDIGVDFHGAVSPAHAKMLIKALEPYNPMFIEEPCQAQNHDVMAEIARSTHLPIATGERVFTKWGFREVLEKKAATILQPDLCHAGGITEVRLIAGMAEAYYASIAPHNPLGPISLAAGVQIAASIPNFLIQEQVSLGEGYIKTPFKVRAGYLDLPTAPGLGIELDENAMADKLGHDWKNQEAYDADDGSVVDW; encoded by the coding sequence ATGAGTTCCGAGCAGAACACCGCATTCTCCCGCCGGGGCGCACTGGGCGCGATCTTCGGCACCGCCCTGAGCGCGGAGGTCCTGAAGGCCGCTCCCATTCAGGCCAAAGACCCGCTCAAGATCACGAAACTTGAGACCTTCCTGGTCAAGCCGCGCTGGCTTTTCCTCAAGATCCACACCAATGCCGGCATCACCGGCTTAGGCGAACCCATCACTGAAGGGCGCGCGCTGACGTGCCAGGAGGCAGTGAAGGAGATCGAACCTTACCTGATTGGCAAGGATCCGCGCGCCGTCGTGCAGCATTGGCAGGCGATCTACCGCCATGCCTTCTATCGCGGCGGGCCGATTCTCACATCCGCCCTCAGCGGCATCGATCAGGCGTTGTGGGATATCAAGGGCAAGGCACTGGGCGTGCCGGTGTACGAACTGCTCGGCGGACCCACCCGGAACCGTGTCCGCGTCTATGCCCACGCCAGTATCTCGAATCCCGCCCGCGTCAAAGAGGCCCTGGCGCAGGGCTTTACCGCCTTCAAGTCCGGCCCACCCCGCCGGCGCAATTTCCCGCGCTACATCGAGACTCCGTCCGAGGTCCACTACGCTGCCGAACGCTTTGCGGAATTCCGCAAACTGGTGGGGGAGGACGTCGACATCGGTGTCGATTTCCACGGCGCGGTGAGCCCGGCTCACGCCAAGATGCTGATCAAGGCGCTGGAGCCCTATAACCCGATGTTCATTGAGGAACCCTGCCAGGCCCAAAACCACGACGTGATGGCCGAGATTGCTCGCTCCACGCACCTGCCCATCGCCACGGGCGAGCGCGTCTTTACGAAATGGGGTTTCCGCGAAGTGCTGGAAAAGAAAGCGGCTACGATCCTTCAGCCGGATCTTTGCCACGCTGGCGGCATCACTGAAGTTCGCCTGATTGCAGGTATGGCGGAGGCCTACTATGCCTCCATCGCCCCGCACAATCCGCTCGGGCCCATTTCCCTGGCGGCCGGGGTACAGATTGCGGCTTCGATTCCGAACTTCCTCATCCAGGAACAAGTGTCGCTCGGCGAGGGCTACATCAAAACGCCTTTCAAGGTACGCGCAGGCTATCTGGACCTGCCCACTGCGCCGGGTCTTGGGATTGAGTTGGACGAGAACGCCATGGCCGATAAACTGGGCCACGACTGGAAGAATCAGGAAGCGTACGACGCCGACGACGGCAGCGTTGTCGACTGGTAG
- a CDS encoding ABC transporter permease, which produces MLSTDLKQAIRWLRKSPGFTLVAVATLGAGIGLNTAIFSVVHGVLLAPLSFPDEQRIVSISTRSLETGRETPRMTGGDLEDVRKQAGSFEALSRYYGGEMGVQVNGRAEFTGVSFVEDGFYRVFGTAPVAGHAPAEGQVAVSESFALRNFGRAGDALGRTVSVEGKSYEIAAVMPFTYQFPRKSNLWLTMPSRPENLNRTAYNYRVAAKLKPDVSVDQARADLSAIGARLAASYPENRKKTFTTAPMRDQLVGPVRTMLLVLMGAVALVLLIACANVANLLLARATTRVREMAVRAALGAGRGRIIRQLLTESLVLGLLGGLAGCALAYLGTDTMLRLAPENLPRLNEVRVDTTTLVFATLISMVSAVLFSLAPAWQASRVDLNEALKRSGGRGVGNRGSHRLRGALASAEIALAFVLALGAGLLMKSFLGLTSADLGFRPDGVLVMYAHVPANEEAEYKRATGTFEKILRDVSVLPGVKSASAAMGMPAGQYGSNGSYAVEGKHVFAPGAKLPEAGFRLASPGYFSTLGIPLLRGRDFSERDQYSAPLVAIISQALARETFPNEDPLGKRMKCGLDRDEWMTVVGVVGDIRSDSPAAKLAPEIYMAFQQHPYFANELQVAIRTSIAPASLTEAVRSTVARTNPGIAMKFTTLSDMVSESISAPRFRTFLVGIFAALALLLAMAGIHGVMSYAVAQRTPELGLRMALGAPVSSVAGLVLGKALMLAGAGIAVGLALSLASGKVMQSLLVGVKPADAFTYAAAVVGVILAVLTATAVPVWRATRIDPVVALRDE; this is translated from the coding sequence ATGCTCTCCACCGACCTCAAACAGGCCATCCGCTGGCTTCGCAAGAGCCCTGGATTCACGCTGGTGGCGGTTGCCACCCTGGGCGCGGGCATCGGACTGAACACCGCGATCTTCAGCGTGGTGCACGGAGTCCTGCTGGCGCCGCTATCGTTCCCGGACGAGCAGCGCATCGTCAGCATCTCGACGCGTTCGCTGGAAACCGGGCGCGAGACCCCGCGCATGACCGGCGGCGACCTGGAAGATGTACGCAAACAGGCGGGTTCGTTTGAGGCACTCAGCCGCTACTACGGTGGGGAGATGGGGGTCCAGGTGAATGGCCGGGCGGAGTTCACCGGCGTCTCCTTTGTGGAAGACGGATTCTACCGGGTTTTCGGCACGGCGCCCGTGGCGGGCCACGCTCCGGCGGAAGGCCAGGTGGCGGTGAGCGAGTCGTTCGCGCTGCGCAACTTCGGAAGGGCCGGCGACGCCCTGGGCCGGACGGTCAGCGTGGAGGGCAAGTCGTACGAGATCGCGGCGGTCATGCCGTTCACCTATCAGTTCCCGCGCAAATCGAACTTGTGGTTGACGATGCCGTCCAGGCCCGAGAACCTGAACCGCACGGCATATAACTACCGCGTGGCCGCGAAGCTGAAACCGGACGTGAGCGTAGACCAGGCACGGGCCGACCTCAGCGCCATTGGTGCCAGGCTGGCGGCGTCCTACCCCGAGAATCGGAAAAAGACCTTCACCACCGCGCCAATGCGCGATCAATTGGTAGGCCCCGTGCGCACCATGCTGCTGGTACTGATGGGCGCCGTCGCCCTGGTCCTCCTCATCGCCTGCGCCAACGTGGCGAATCTGCTACTGGCGCGCGCCACGACGCGGGTCCGGGAAATGGCAGTGCGAGCCGCGCTGGGCGCGGGCCGCGGCCGGATCATCCGCCAACTGCTGACGGAGAGCTTGGTGCTGGGCCTGTTGGGCGGACTCGCCGGCTGCGCCCTGGCCTATCTCGGCACCGACACGATGCTACGCCTGGCCCCCGAGAATCTGCCCCGCCTGAACGAGGTGCGCGTCGACACCACCACCCTGGTCTTCGCCACCCTGATCTCGATGGTCTCAGCGGTCCTGTTCAGCCTGGCGCCGGCATGGCAGGCGTCGCGAGTGGACCTGAACGAAGCCTTGAAGCGGAGTGGCGGACGGGGCGTGGGCAATCGCGGCTCTCACCGCTTGCGCGGAGCGCTCGCCTCGGCGGAGATCGCACTCGCCTTTGTCCTGGCGCTGGGCGCCGGCCTGCTGATGAAGAGCTTCCTCGGACTCACCTCCGCCGATCTCGGCTTCCGCCCCGACGGCGTGCTGGTGATGTATGCCCACGTGCCTGCGAATGAAGAAGCCGAGTACAAACGCGCTACCGGCACCTTTGAGAAAATCCTGCGGGACGTGAGCGTGCTGCCGGGTGTGAAATCGGCCTCCGCGGCAATGGGCATGCCCGCCGGACAGTATGGCTCGAACGGATCCTACGCAGTGGAAGGCAAGCATGTCTTCGCTCCCGGCGCAAAGTTGCCCGAGGCGGGCTTCCGGCTGGCCAGCCCGGGCTACTTCTCCACGCTCGGCATTCCCCTGCTGCGCGGCCGCGACTTCAGCGAACGCGATCAATACAGCGCACCCCTGGTGGCCATCATCAGCCAGGCACTGGCACGCGAAACCTTCCCCAATGAAGATCCACTCGGGAAGCGGATGAAGTGCGGCCTGGACCGTGACGAGTGGATGACCGTCGTTGGCGTGGTGGGCGATATTCGCAGCGATTCGCCAGCCGCCAAACTCGCGCCCGAGATCTACATGGCGTTCCAGCAGCATCCCTATTTTGCGAACGAACTCCAGGTGGCCATCCGGACGTCCATCGCGCCCGCCTCGCTGACAGAGGCGGTTCGCTCGACCGTGGCCCGCACGAATCCCGGCATCGCCATGAAGTTCACCACCCTGAGCGACATGGTCTCTGAATCGATCTCCGCGCCGCGCTTCCGCACCTTCCTCGTCGGCATCTTCGCCGCGCTGGCACTGCTCCTGGCGATGGCGGGGATCCACGGCGTGATGTCCTATGCCGTGGCGCAGCGCACCCCGGAACTGGGCCTGCGCATGGCCCTGGGCGCCCCTGTTTCCAGCGTCGCGGGCCTGGTGCTGGGCAAGGCGCTGATGCTGGCGGGGGCCGGAATTGCCGTCGGCCTCGCGCTCTCGCTGGCCTCGGGCAAAGTCATGCAGAGCCTGCTGGTCGGGGTGAAACCCGCGGATGCGTTCACCTACGCGGCAGCCGTGGTGGGGGTGATTCTGGCCGTGCTCACCGCCACCGCCGTGCCCGTCTGGCGCGCCACGCGCATCGATCCGGTCGTCGCCTTGCGGGACGAGTAG
- a CDS encoding tyrosine-protein phosphatase, producing MEPRRIPLEGTFNFRDLGGYAAADGRVVRPGMLYRSDNFAKVPPRAHPQFSALGLRLLVDLRTGLESRERPNSLPGGTLRVEHLPISFAPELEKKWSTREQFAFFAGGGIQRCDRRYVLDCYTRLPQRAALSLRRLLALLQDPGNYPAVFHCMGGRDRTGFSAAMILTILGVPRPAILADYHLTEKYASPEVDRRIGFIRAMSLFRVSRETLHEFLGAREEYLQTAFSVIEQQYGTVPDYLRQEAGFSEAAAEILRSLLLVNRPIPASPDGR from the coding sequence ATGGAACCACGCCGCATCCCGCTGGAGGGAACCTTCAACTTCCGAGACTTGGGCGGCTATGCCGCGGCGGATGGCCGCGTGGTGCGGCCCGGGATGCTGTACCGCTCGGACAACTTCGCCAAAGTGCCGCCCCGCGCACATCCGCAATTCAGCGCCCTGGGGCTGCGCCTGCTGGTGGATCTGCGCACCGGACTGGAGAGCCGCGAGCGTCCCAATTCATTGCCCGGCGGCACCTTGAGAGTGGAACACCTGCCCATCTCGTTCGCACCCGAGCTGGAGAAAAAATGGTCAACCAGGGAGCAGTTCGCTTTCTTCGCTGGAGGCGGCATCCAGCGCTGTGACCGGCGCTATGTCCTCGACTGCTATACCCGGCTACCACAGCGGGCCGCCCTATCGCTGCGCCGTTTGCTGGCCCTGCTGCAGGACCCCGGCAACTACCCGGCCGTGTTCCATTGCATGGGTGGACGCGACCGGACGGGCTTCAGTGCGGCCATGATCCTTACCATCCTGGGCGTGCCTCGGCCAGCGATCCTGGCCGACTACCACCTGACAGAAAAGTACGCGAGTCCGGAAGTGGATCGTCGCATCGGCTTCATCCGTGCGATGTCTCTGTTCCGGGTCTCCCGGGAGACGCTTCACGAGTTCCTGGGAGCCCGCGAAGAGTACCTGCAAACAGCCTTCTCGGTGATCGAGCAGCAATACGGCACTGTCCCGGACTACCTGCGCCAGGAAGCTGGATTTTCCGAGGCTGCGGCGGAGATCCTCCGCTCACTGCTGCTCGTCAACCGGCCGATTCCAGCTTCTCCAGACGGTAGGTGA